The proteins below are encoded in one region of Sulfitobacter sp. SK012:
- a CDS encoding MYG1 family protein, with translation MTITHLVTHSGGFHADELLSSVILTRLFPKAELVRSRDAAWITPSPEKIIYDVGREFDADAQIFDHHQRPTPLREDDQPYSSFGLIWTFYGREYLRALDVPDADVDDIHHSFDKSFVVPIDLVDNGALAPATAGQLAGMTLPVLLETLKPVFDSRGADADDKAFAAALPIARAFVEASIAGKSAKRRAEAAVLASIANAGSAQVLELPMGMPFRSAIEKAGADHLLFVVHPRDDDWAIIGIRLSGDSFEQRADLPAAWAGLTDAELEQASGVQGAKFCHNGRFIAVASTREAALQMAELAVKEAA, from the coding sequence ATGACCATTACCCACCTTGTTACCCATTCGGGCGGCTTTCATGCGGATGAATTGCTGTCTTCGGTGATCCTTACCCGCCTTTTCCCAAAAGCCGAGTTGGTTCGCAGCCGTGATGCGGCTTGGATCACACCGTCACCAGAGAAAATTATCTATGATGTTGGTCGGGAATTTGACGCCGACGCGCAGATATTTGACCATCATCAGCGCCCCACGCCGCTGCGCGAGGATGACCAGCCCTACAGTTCTTTCGGACTGATCTGGACTTTCTACGGGCGTGAATACCTGCGTGCGCTCGACGTGCCGGACGCGGATGTTGACGACATCCACCACAGCTTTGACAAGAGTTTTGTGGTGCCGATTGATCTGGTGGACAATGGCGCCTTAGCACCTGCCACGGCAGGCCAGCTTGCTGGTATGACTTTGCCGGTCCTGCTCGAGACGTTGAAGCCCGTCTTTGATAGCCGCGGCGCTGATGCTGATGACAAGGCCTTTGCAGCTGCTCTACCTATTGCGCGTGCATTCGTTGAGGCGTCTATCGCTGGCAAATCTGCCAAGCGCCGCGCCGAGGCTGCGGTTTTGGCATCCATCGCCAACGCAGGCTCTGCGCAGGTGTTGGAATTGCCGATGGGCATGCCGTTTCGATCAGCCATTGAAAAGGCCGGCGCGGATCATCTTTTGTTCGTTGTTCATCCGCGCGACGATGATTGGGCGATCATCGGCATTCGCCTAAGCGGGGACAGTTTTGAACAGCGCGCCGATCTACCTGCGGCATGGGCCGGACTAACAGATGCTGAACTTGAGCAAGCTTCTGGCGTTCAAGGTGCGAAATTTTGCCACAACGGCCGCTTTATTGCTGTGGCCAGCACCCGAGAGGCGGCACTTCAAATGGCCGAGCTTGCAGTCAAAGAAGCGGCCTAA
- a CDS encoding antifreeze protein yields MTPLSLFALQARATSLMFETQTVMALRVMGMSGAIPAHSDENLRMLTEKGPAMAEAFVAGNSAILQGKNPEEIMNATLDPLVEAVRANRVRLTE; encoded by the coding sequence ATGACTCCCCTTTCACTCTTCGCGCTTCAAGCACGTGCAACATCGTTAATGTTTGAAACCCAAACGGTCATGGCCCTACGTGTAATGGGGATGAGCGGCGCAATACCGGCACATTCAGATGAAAATCTGAGAATGCTCACTGAAAAAGGCCCCGCGATGGCCGAGGCGTTCGTTGCTGGCAATTCTGCGATCCTACAAGGCAAAAACCCAGAAGAGATTATGAACGCCACACTGGACCCACTCGTCGAAGCGGTGCGGGCCAACCGCGTGCGTCTGACGGAATAA
- a CDS encoding LysR family transcriptional regulator: MAVSLKAMAYFTTALRHGNIAKAAAELNIAASAVSTAIDQVEAAFDLTLITRQRSRGIKPNASGLAIARKFERLLEDYRSVLSEGTALKQALSGALCIGYYAPIAPAFLPKILSSFVPEASDIVLHLDECDNDTAQEGLLNGKYDAILFVSEDARPSVEFDVLVEAPAYCLLPKSHDLAGQSSISLAQIAQEPLVVLNRPVASAYYRGLFDTQTHGVSIAAYANSTEMVRSLVSEGYGCAILNMQPLTVTSYSGEDVVGLPISDNLPPLTLAVAYDKSRPRKLVQHFVDECRAHFSGVGPERCIVEK, translated from the coding sequence ATGGCCGTTTCACTAAAGGCGATGGCCTATTTCACGACCGCTTTGCGTCATGGCAACATTGCTAAAGCTGCGGCTGAACTGAATATCGCAGCCTCCGCCGTGTCCACGGCCATTGATCAAGTTGAGGCAGCGTTTGATCTGACCTTGATCACTAGGCAGCGGTCCCGAGGCATAAAGCCAAATGCCAGCGGACTGGCAATTGCGCGTAAATTTGAGCGGTTGCTAGAAGATTACCGCTCGGTGCTCAGTGAAGGGACCGCCCTAAAACAAGCGCTGAGCGGCGCTTTGTGTATCGGATACTACGCACCGATCGCTCCAGCTTTTTTGCCAAAAATCCTGTCATCCTTCGTGCCTGAAGCAAGCGATATCGTTCTGCACCTTGATGAATGTGACAATGATACCGCCCAAGAGGGCCTGTTGAATGGAAAATACGATGCCATTCTATTTGTCAGCGAAGATGCCCGCCCTTCGGTCGAGTTTGACGTGTTGGTTGAGGCTCCTGCATATTGCCTTCTCCCCAAATCGCACGACTTAGCGGGCCAGAGCAGCATCAGTTTAGCCCAAATCGCCCAAGAACCCTTGGTCGTCCTAAATCGCCCGGTCGCCTCAGCTTATTATCGAGGCCTTTTTGATACTCAGACCCACGGTGTTTCCATTGCGGCCTATGCAAACTCGACCGAAATGGTCCGGAGCCTCGTGAGCGAGGGCTATGGGTGCGCAATTCTAAACATGCAGCCCCTGACGGTGACTAGCTACAGTGGCGAAGACGTGGTCGGGCTCCCAATTTCTGATAATCTTCCGCCTTTGACGCTTGCGGTCGCGTATGACAAATCCCGCCCTCGCAAGCTTGTTCAGCATTTTGTCGATGAATGCCGCGCGCATTTCTCGGGTGTTGGCCCCGAACGATGCATTGTTGAAAAATAG
- a CDS encoding 3-methyl-2-oxobutanoate hydroxymethyltransferase has translation MKGLSVKELLEAKGKRKLAYVQVTREEEAIAAGEAGMDMIGTAFIPERAHFAKAVPGTHFQFGLPWGKHASATEALRDAMAAMQAGAQSVYCGMSPAVVEVLAREGVPVICHVGLVPPKATWTGGYRAVGKTLEQAKTVWRQVQAFEDAGAFAVELEVVAANLASEISPRTSMLTISLGSGGGCDAQYLFSADLLGENRGHIPRHAKTYRNFAEERDRLQSERIAAYQEYIADVTNGAFPDAEHIVEMDESALGKVWQD, from the coding sequence ATGAAAGGACTGTCTGTAAAAGAGCTGCTGGAAGCCAAGGGCAAACGGAAGCTGGCCTATGTTCAGGTTACGCGAGAAGAAGAGGCCATCGCAGCCGGAGAGGCTGGCATGGATATGATCGGTACTGCGTTCATTCCGGAGCGCGCACATTTTGCCAAGGCGGTGCCTGGCACCCATTTTCAGTTTGGTTTGCCGTGGGGGAAACACGCGAGTGCCACAGAAGCATTGCGCGACGCGATGGCCGCAATGCAAGCCGGCGCGCAATCGGTTTATTGCGGCATGAGCCCGGCGGTCGTCGAAGTGCTTGCCCGCGAAGGCGTTCCGGTAATTTGCCACGTAGGATTGGTCCCGCCAAAGGCCACATGGACGGGCGGCTACCGCGCTGTGGGCAAAACGTTGGAACAAGCAAAGACAGTTTGGCGCCAAGTGCAGGCGTTTGAGGACGCCGGGGCTTTTGCGGTTGAGTTGGAAGTCGTCGCGGCCAACCTTGCCTCCGAGATCAGCCCCCGCACATCTATGCTGACAATTTCGCTTGGTTCAGGCGGTGGCTGTGACGCGCAGTATCTGTTCTCGGCCGATTTACTTGGTGAAAATCGCGGACATATTCCGCGCCATGCCAAAACATACCGCAACTTTGCAGAAGAGCGCGACCGGCTCCAAAGCGAACGCATCGCCGCTTATCAAGAGTACATCGCCGACGTGACAAACGGGGCCTTCCCCGATGCAGAACATATTGTCGAGATGGACGAGAGCGCGTTAGGCAAAGTCTGGCAGGATTGA
- a CDS encoding glycosyl hydrolase family 28-related protein gives MNKAITEGVLLMPPVFANGLGVWSSGDGTPGSGTYANASNAAFVPADQDFGGALELAKTQSVQRLRYMGETPLLPGCYLKVTVRIKAISGNLPSVRISGYPGGAGGGKIGGVPEFSVAVPLTSYGEVVEVSAIIGGGDRRGVDMVWGPAAVYGHLGIDLVGQNGGLVRIDDIRVEDISSVFLSDIVATVDVRDYGAIGDGTTDDTAAFEAANNASSGRTVLVPAGIFRLEGSVTFDAPTRFEGTVRMADDAVLLLRQNYDLANYIDAFGNEELAFKKAFQALLNNADHESLDLSGRKVNVTAPIDMQAAVGNRTSYGTRRVIHNGQLLAASDGDWATETVVASGTYNTNSTRTLSNVSNIANIPVGAHVSGAGVGREVYVRSKNVAANEITLNAALHDAEGTQNFTFRRFKYLLDFSGFTVLSKFALHDIEFQCSGVSSGIMLAPAGTIFSVKDCFITAPKDRGITSSGGGCQGMFVERCQFLSSEDQLNVPQRVSIALNTNANDVKLRNNRATRFRHFAILAGQNNLVTGNHFFQGDTVAGGVRSAGLVLAAQHTSSIVSHNYVDNCFIEWTNERDPAPEYQNEFSFSSLDVTSNIFLSGEVATWFSYFVVRPHGAGHFINGLNISGNRFRSINGYIDRVERVDTSFANLAFQRMRNVNVSGNSFHGVSTSVQNPYRFSHNEAAVAQTWVIDAGEGLPFGGWALNVDSLVAKNTIRNAANQVVDTMPYIRAQQGPNNDQIHLIWDQPVRGTVQLTVRMDNDV, from the coding sequence ATGAATAAGGCGATTACCGAGGGTGTGCTTTTAATGCCGCCAGTATTTGCGAATGGGTTAGGCGTGTGGTCAAGCGGGGACGGGACGCCGGGTTCAGGGACATATGCGAATGCATCGAACGCTGCCTTTGTCCCAGCTGATCAGGATTTTGGTGGCGCGTTGGAATTGGCCAAGACGCAAAGCGTGCAACGCCTGCGCTACATGGGCGAGACGCCTCTGTTGCCGGGGTGCTACCTGAAAGTTACGGTTCGGATAAAAGCAATAAGTGGCAATTTGCCGTCCGTGCGCATCTCGGGGTATCCGGGCGGTGCAGGGGGCGGCAAAATCGGCGGCGTGCCTGAGTTCTCTGTCGCGGTTCCGCTGACATCTTACGGTGAGGTGGTCGAAGTCAGCGCGATTATCGGCGGCGGTGACCGGCGCGGGGTCGACATGGTTTGGGGTCCTGCGGCGGTTTATGGTCATTTAGGGATCGATCTGGTTGGACAGAACGGCGGTCTGGTGCGCATCGATGACATCAGGGTTGAAGACATCAGCTCGGTTTTCCTCAGCGACATTGTGGCCACGGTGGACGTGCGCGATTATGGCGCAATTGGCGATGGCACAACTGATGATACCGCGGCCTTTGAGGCCGCCAATAATGCTTCAAGCGGGCGAACTGTGTTGGTCCCAGCAGGGATTTTTCGTCTAGAAGGCAGCGTTACCTTTGACGCGCCGACCCGGTTTGAGGGCACTGTTCGGATGGCCGATGATGCCGTGCTGCTGCTGCGCCAGAATTACGATCTCGCCAATTATATCGATGCTTTTGGCAATGAAGAGTTGGCCTTTAAGAAAGCGTTCCAAGCGCTTTTGAACAACGCAGATCACGAATCCCTCGATCTTAGTGGACGTAAGGTCAACGTCACGGCCCCGATCGACATGCAAGCAGCCGTGGGCAATCGCACCAGCTATGGAACGCGCCGGGTCATCCACAACGGTCAGCTGCTCGCGGCCTCAGATGGGGATTGGGCCACGGAAACTGTCGTGGCAAGCGGTACCTATAATACCAATAGCACGCGCACGCTGAGCAATGTCAGCAACATTGCCAACATCCCCGTCGGGGCGCATGTTTCTGGGGCTGGCGTTGGCCGTGAAGTTTATGTCCGGTCCAAGAATGTCGCAGCCAACGAGATCACTTTGAACGCGGCACTACACGATGCAGAAGGGACGCAGAACTTCACCTTTCGCCGCTTCAAATACCTTTTGGATTTTAGCGGGTTTACGGTTCTGAGTAAGTTTGCTTTGCATGACATCGAGTTCCAATGTTCTGGCGTTTCGAGTGGGATCATGTTGGCACCCGCGGGCACGATCTTTTCTGTAAAGGACTGCTTTATTACTGCGCCAAAGGACAGGGGTATCACCTCTTCGGGCGGTGGCTGTCAGGGGATGTTTGTCGAGCGTTGCCAGTTCCTATCTAGCGAAGATCAACTGAATGTGCCCCAGCGTGTGAGTATCGCGTTGAACACCAACGCCAACGACGTGAAACTGCGCAATAACCGCGCCACGCGTTTCCGCCATTTTGCTATTCTGGCAGGGCAGAACAACCTCGTGACCGGCAATCACTTTTTTCAGGGAGACACTGTTGCTGGCGGTGTCAGATCCGCAGGGCTGGTGCTGGCGGCGCAACATACATCGTCGATTGTGTCGCATAACTATGTCGATAACTGCTTTATTGAGTGGACGAATGAACGTGATCCGGCCCCGGAATATCAAAATGAATTCTCCTTCAGTTCACTTGATGTGACGAGCAACATTTTTCTGTCAGGTGAAGTCGCAACATGGTTTAGCTATTTTGTCGTGCGTCCACATGGGGCGGGGCATTTCATCAATGGGCTAAACATTTCGGGCAATCGGTTTCGGAGCATCAACGGATATATAGACCGGGTGGAGAGGGTTGACACCAGCTTTGCGAACCTCGCGTTTCAGCGGATGCGCAATGTGAATGTATCTGGCAACTCATTCCATGGGGTCAGCACTTCGGTTCAGAATCCGTACCGCTTTAGCCATAATGAAGCGGCGGTCGCTCAAACTTGGGTTATCGATGCGGGTGAAGGATTGCCGTTTGGCGGTTGGGCGCTGAATGTAGATTCCCTTGTTGCCAAGAACACGATCCGCAATGCCGCCAATCAGGTGGTCGATACCATGCCCTATATTCGTGCTCAGCAAGGGCCAAACAATGATCAAATTCATTTGATCTGGGACCAGCCCGTACGAGGGACAGTTCAGCTGACGGTCCGTATGGACAACGACGTCTAA
- a CDS encoding TetR/AcrR family transcriptional regulator produces MTAPYPRLRGSKDLWLNAAYELLISQGINAVKVMPLAKKLNLTRTGFYWYFEDISELHSAMVQRWESKNTGNLVDQCNTDAANICEALFNLMDCWLDPELFDARLDLAIRNWARVDPDLKLRLNEADARRIKAVANMFTCHAFSKEQADVRSLTVIYTQIGYISMQVEETREERLARVQHYVELFAGVRPTSEDVDRFLNRHPHH; encoded by the coding sequence ATGACAGCGCCCTACCCTCGCCTACGCGGCTCGAAAGATCTCTGGCTCAATGCCGCCTATGAGCTTTTGATTTCTCAAGGGATTAACGCCGTAAAGGTGATGCCCTTGGCGAAAAAACTCAACCTGACCCGCACTGGGTTTTATTGGTATTTTGAGGATATTTCTGAACTGCACAGCGCAATGGTTCAGCGCTGGGAAAGCAAAAACACCGGAAACCTTGTCGACCAGTGCAACACAGATGCCGCCAATATTTGCGAGGCGCTTTTCAATCTGATGGATTGCTGGCTTGACCCGGAGCTTTTCGATGCGCGGCTTGATCTGGCCATTCGCAATTGGGCGCGCGTCGATCCAGATCTGAAACTAAGGTTAAACGAAGCCGACGCTCGCCGGATAAAGGCCGTGGCAAACATGTTCACCTGCCATGCTTTTTCAAAAGAGCAAGCGGATGTCCGAAGCCTGACAGTCATCTACACGCAGATCGGCTATATCTCGATGCAAGTCGAAGAAACGAGAGAAGAGAGATTGGCGCGGGTTCAGCACTATGTTGAGCTTTTTGCAGGTGTCCGTCCAACGTCCGAAGATGTCGATCGTTTTCTAAACCGCCATCCACATCACTGA
- a CDS encoding DUF4864 domain-containing protein has product MRTVVFSLMFCVIGAFGAQAQDAGIKGTISQQFDAFRADDFAQAFEFASPSLQQMFRTPDNFRAMVTQGYPMVWKPADVRFLELRESSGTYWQKVMITDDKGAVHVLEYRMLQTNEGWRINGVQILKEPAANV; this is encoded by the coding sequence ATGCGGACGGTGGTTTTTTCGTTAATGTTCTGTGTGATTGGGGCGTTTGGCGCTCAGGCGCAGGACGCTGGGATAAAGGGCACAATCTCCCAGCAGTTCGACGCTTTCAGGGCAGATGATTTCGCTCAGGCCTTTGAGTTTGCAAGTCCGTCGCTGCAACAAATGTTTCGCACGCCGGATAATTTCCGGGCCATGGTTACCCAAGGCTATCCAATGGTTTGGAAACCTGCAGACGTGCGTTTTCTTGAACTACGCGAGTCCAGCGGGACCTATTGGCAAAAGGTCATGATCACAGACGACAAAGGTGCGGTGCACGTGCTGGAATACCGGATGCTTCAGACCAATGAGGGATGGCGCATCAATGGCGTGCAAATCCTCAAGGAACCTGCCGCGAACGTATAA
- a CDS encoding sterol desaturase family protein, with amino-acid sequence MPDAPLKGWNHVPAVPLTVSPFFRWPLRPLEMLAWVWNSWFLITEKLIIVGIAFISFYWFQPPLEETKTLAVGWIAEMYVRNLVLMAAVAGGLHLYFYTFSKQGQTLKYDPRPLMKNGRQFTLGGQIRDNMFWTLGSGVFVWTAYEVLMFWALANGYAPLLTWAAHPVWFIAMFLLIPIWESFCFYWIHRLLHVPFLYKHVHSLHHRNINVGPWSGLSMHPVEHVIYLGTVLIHWVVAASPVHILFHLQYYTLTAATTHTGFEGLMVKDENRLKLGTFHHQMHHRYFECNYGSLEIPWDKFFGSFHDGTSAANERMKERRKRIMGS; translated from the coding sequence ATGCCCGATGCCCCCCTCAAAGGGTGGAACCATGTTCCTGCCGTTCCACTGACAGTGTCTCCGTTTTTTCGGTGGCCATTACGGCCGCTAGAAATGTTGGCCTGGGTTTGGAATTCTTGGTTTTTGATTACCGAAAAGCTGATCATCGTTGGGATCGCTTTTATCTCTTTTTATTGGTTTCAACCCCCTCTGGAGGAAACCAAAACACTTGCGGTCGGCTGGATCGCTGAAATGTATGTCCGCAACCTTGTCTTGATGGCAGCTGTCGCGGGCGGGCTGCATCTGTATTTCTACACTTTTTCCAAACAGGGTCAGACGCTGAAATATGACCCACGGCCGCTGATGAAAAACGGCAGGCAGTTCACGTTAGGGGGTCAAATTCGGGACAATATGTTTTGGACTTTGGGCAGCGGTGTATTTGTCTGGACCGCCTACGAAGTGCTCATGTTTTGGGCATTGGCCAATGGCTACGCCCCCTTGCTGACATGGGCTGCGCATCCAGTTTGGTTCATCGCGATGTTCCTGTTGATCCCAATTTGGGAGAGCTTTTGTTTTTACTGGATACACCGCCTGCTGCACGTCCCGTTCTTGTATAAACATGTGCATTCGCTCCACCACCGCAACATCAATGTGGGCCCCTGGTCTGGCCTATCCATGCATCCCGTTGAGCATGTGATCTACCTTGGTACGGTCTTGATCCATTGGGTCGTTGCCGCCAGCCCGGTCCATATTTTGTTTCACCTGCAATACTACACGCTGACTGCGGCCACGACGCATACAGGGTTCGAAGGTTTGATGGTCAAAGATGAAAACCGCCTCAAGCTGGGCACTTTCCACCACCAAATGCATCACCGGTATTTCGAGTGTAACTACGGGTCGCTGGAAATACCGTGGGACAAATTTTTCGGGTCATTTCACGACGGCACCTCGGCGGCGAATGAACGGATGAAAGAACGTCGCAAGCGGATCATGGGGAGCTAA
- a CDS encoding ETC complex I subunit, which translates to MRARIYQPARTAMSSGSAKTHVWLLEFTQSEAREVDPLMGWTSSNDTQSQVRLQFDTREEAVEYASENGIDAQIQDPQKRKPNIRAGGYGENFATGRRGAWTH; encoded by the coding sequence ATGCGCGCGAGAATCTACCAGCCAGCCAGAACAGCGATGTCCTCTGGCTCCGCCAAGACCCACGTATGGCTTCTGGAATTTACCCAATCCGAAGCGCGTGAGGTCGATCCGCTTATGGGTTGGACATCGTCCAACGACACTCAGTCCCAAGTCCGGCTTCAATTTGATACGCGTGAAGAAGCCGTTGAATATGCTAGTGAAAACGGCATAGACGCACAAATTCAAGATCCCCAAAAACGCAAGCCCAACATACGTGCTGGCGGGTATGGCGAGAATTTCGCGACAGGCCGTCGTGGAGCGTGGACGCATTAA
- the uvrB gene encoding excinuclease ABC subunit UvrB — MPYAQTDRSDGEPILANAAEDVRKRLKLEGGRAFKLQTEFEPAGDQPTAIKELSEGIRNGERNQVLLGATGTGKTFTMAKLIEQTQRPAIILAPNKTLAAQLFGEFKGFFPENAVEYFVSFYDYYQPEAYVARSDTFIEKESQINEQIDRMRHSATRSLLERDDVIIVASVSCIYGIGSVETYGAMTQDLKVGESYDQRQVIADLVAQQYKRNDAAFQRGSFRVRGDSLEIFPAHLDDRAWRLSFFGEELESITEFDPLTGEKTDNFEQIRVYANSHYVTPKPTMSQAVIGIKKELRIRLDQLVGDGKLLEAQRLEQRTNFDLEMLEATGVCNGIENYSRYLTGRAPGEPPPTLFEFIPDNAIVFADESHVSVPQIGGMYKGDFRRKMTLAEHGFRLPSCMDNRPLKFEEWDAMRPQSVFVSATPASWEIEQTGGVFTEQIIRPTGLIDPPIEIRPVEMQVDDLLDEVRKVSAAGMRTLCTTLTKRMAEDLTEYMHEQSIRVRYMHSDIDTIERIEILRDLRLGAFDVLIGINLLREGLDIPECGLVAILDADKEGFLRSETSLIQTIGRAARNAEGRVIMYADRITGSMERAMGETERRRVKQVAYNEKHGITPTTVKKNVEDILAGLYKGDVDMNRVTAKIDNPLAGGNLKTVLEGLRTDMRKAAENLEFEEAARLRDEVKRLEAVDLAIADDPMARQYAVEKAVNDAHKASGRSTMGRGGMHGGVKRRGKK, encoded by the coding sequence ATGCCCTACGCTCAGACAGACCGCTCCGATGGGGAACCGATCCTTGCCAACGCAGCAGAAGACGTTCGCAAACGGCTCAAACTTGAAGGCGGGCGCGCGTTCAAACTCCAGACAGAATTTGAACCTGCCGGCGACCAACCAACGGCAATAAAAGAGCTGTCTGAAGGCATCCGCAACGGTGAGCGCAATCAGGTTCTTTTGGGTGCCACGGGGACGGGCAAGACCTTTACCATGGCCAAGCTCATTGAGCAGACCCAGCGGCCCGCCATTATCCTAGCCCCCAACAAAACCCTCGCCGCCCAACTTTTTGGGGAGTTCAAAGGGTTCTTCCCGGAGAATGCCGTCGAGTATTTCGTCAGCTTCTATGACTATTACCAGCCCGAAGCATATGTAGCGCGGTCTGATACTTTCATCGAGAAAGAAAGCCAGATCAACGAACAGATCGATCGGATGCGGCATTCGGCGACCCGTTCGTTACTGGAACGTGACGATGTAATCATCGTGGCCTCGGTATCATGCATCTACGGAATTGGGTCGGTCGAGACCTACGGTGCCATGACCCAAGATCTGAAGGTTGGCGAAAGCTACGACCAGCGGCAAGTAATTGCCGACCTTGTGGCTCAGCAATACAAACGCAACGATGCGGCATTCCAGCGCGGCTCGTTCCGAGTGCGCGGCGATTCACTCGAAATTTTTCCGGCGCACCTTGATGACCGCGCCTGGCGCCTGTCGTTCTTTGGCGAGGAGCTGGAAAGCATCACTGAATTTGACCCGCTGACTGGCGAAAAAACCGATAATTTCGAACAGATCCGCGTCTATGCAAACAGCCACTACGTCACGCCAAAGCCCACCATGAGCCAAGCCGTGATTGGCATCAAGAAGGAGCTGCGCATTCGGCTTGATCAGTTGGTCGGCGACGGAAAACTGCTGGAAGCGCAACGGCTTGAGCAGCGCACCAACTTTGATCTTGAGATGCTGGAAGCGACAGGCGTTTGCAACGGGATCGAGAACTACTCACGCTATCTAACAGGTCGCGCACCGGGTGAGCCGCCCCCCACCCTGTTCGAATTCATCCCTGACAACGCGATTGTCTTTGCGGATGAGAGCCATGTCTCCGTTCCCCAAATCGGCGGCATGTATAAAGGCGACTTTAGACGTAAAATGACACTGGCCGAACACGGCTTTCGCCTGCCGTCGTGCATGGATAACCGCCCCCTCAAGTTTGAGGAATGGGATGCTATGCGACCTCAATCGGTGTTTGTTTCTGCCACGCCTGCTTCGTGGGAAATTGAGCAGACCGGCGGCGTTTTCACAGAACAGATCATCCGCCCAACCGGCCTGATTGACCCTCCGATTGAGATACGCCCCGTTGAAATGCAGGTCGATGACCTCTTGGATGAAGTGCGCAAAGTGTCGGCTGCGGGGATGCGGACGCTCTGCACTACCTTAACCAAGCGTATGGCCGAAGACCTGACCGAATACATGCACGAGCAGAGCATCCGCGTGCGCTACATGCACAGCGACATTGACACAATTGAGCGTATCGAAATCCTGCGCGATTTGCGTTTGGGGGCGTTTGACGTGCTGATCGGGATCAACCTTTTGCGCGAGGGCCTCGATATTCCTGAATGTGGGCTGGTTGCTATTTTGGACGCGGACAAGGAGGGCTTTCTGCGCTCTGAGACGTCGCTCATTCAAACGATTGGGCGTGCGGCACGGAACGCTGAGGGCCGTGTGATCATGTATGCTGACCGCATCACCGGATCCATGGAACGCGCGATGGGTGAAACAGAGCGCCGACGTGTGAAACAGGTCGCTTATAATGAAAAGCACGGCATCACGCCGACGACCGTTAAGAAGAACGTCGAAGACATCCTTGCAGGCCTCTACAAGGGCGACGTCGACATGAACCGTGTCACTGCCAAAATCGACAACCCGCTGGCCGGGGGCAATCTGAAGACCGTACTGGAAGGCTTGCGTACCGATATGCGCAAGGCAGCTGAGAACTTGGAATTCGAAGAAGCGGCGCGCCTGCGGGACGAAGTCAAAAGACTAGAGGCGGTGGATCTTGCGATCGCGGACGATCCGATGGCCCGCCAATATGCTGTCGAAAAGGCCGTAAATGACGCACACAAAGCCTCTGGCCGCTCGACGATGGGCCGTGGTGGGATGCACGGTGGTGTGAAACGGCGGGGCAAAAAGTAG